A genomic region of Sciurus carolinensis chromosome 7, mSciCar1.2, whole genome shotgun sequence contains the following coding sequences:
- the Tpmt gene encoding thiopurine S-methyltransferase has protein sequence MSDTRPSLDIKEYPDWEVQKNRILTLEEWQDKWVTRKIGFHQEQGNQLLKKYLDTFLKGESGLRIFFPLCGKAVEMKWFADRGHSVVGVEISELGIREFFMEQNLSYSEEPIAEIPGTKVFKSSSGNISLYCCSIFDLPRANIGKFDRIWDRGALVAINPGDRKCYTDVMLSLLRKGFQYLLAVLSYDPTKHAGPPFYVPDAEIQRLFGTKCNILCLEKVDAFEERHKTWGIDYIFEKLYLLTEK, from the exons ATGAGTGATACAAGACCTTCACTTGATATTAAAGAGTACCCCGATTGGGAGGTACAGAAAAACCGAATACTAACCCTGGAAGAATGGCAAGACAAGTGGGTGACCCGcaaaattggatttcatcaagaACAAGGAAATCA gctATTGAAGAAATATTTGGATACTTTTCTTAAAGGCGAGAGTGGACTAAGGATATTTTTCCCTCTTTGTGGAAAAGCTGTTGAAATGAAATG GTTTGCTGACCGGGGACACAGTGTAGTTGGTGTGGAAATCAGCGAACTTGGAATACGGGAATTTTTTATGGAGCAAAATCTCTCTTATTCCGAAGAACCAATTGCTGAAATTCCTGGCACCAAAGTATTTaag AGTTCTTCTGGGAATATTTCATTGTACTGTTGCAGCATTTTTGATCTTCCCAG AGCAAATATTGGCAAATTTGACAGGATTTGGGATAGAGGAGCATTAGTTGCCATTAATCCAGGTGATCGCAAATG ctatacggATGTCATGTTGTCCCTACTAAGAAAAGGGTTTCAGTACCTCCTGGCTGTTCTTTCTTATGATCCAACCAAACATGCAG GACCACCATTTTATGTTCCAGATGCTGAAATTCAAAGGTTGTTTG GTACAAAATGCAATATTCTCTGCCTTGAGAAGGTTGACGCTTTTGAAGAACGACATAAAACTTGGGGAATTGactacatttttgaaaaattgtatctACTTACAGAAAAGTAG